From the Bacteroidales bacterium genome, the window AAAAAAAAAAAGAGTAAAATAGTACAACACTGAAGAAAACAGCACTGTGCTGCTCATTCCAATGGAAAAGATATCGAAATGGGTTATTGAATTACCAAGGATCAACCTTTTATTTTATGAACAGTATGAACTTCGTTATTCTGAGCTTTTGCTCAATTTTCATGGACTCTTATATCATAAACTTGATACACGATTACTTGATTTCCTGAGCGTAAAAGCAAGATTAACAGGAAAAAACCATGTCAGAATTTCTCATAAAGAGATTGCTGCTGAATTAGGGACGGCCAGAGAAGTTGTAAGCCGCCTGATCAAGAAACTCGAAAATCAGCATTTACTCAGGCAACATAATGATACTATTGAGATAATTATGCCGGTGTAACTTTAGTCACTGAACAGACTTTCCATTTGAATTACCTTTGTATTTATCCAGAAGCAATATAACTGAAAGCTCAGTATTGCTGTCTTGCTATGATGCTTTTTACGTTATTCACAATTAATCAGAGAAGTGAATTTGCAAATTGAATGCATGGAATAATTCACCAAAAACCTAAAACCTAAAAATTATTGTATGAAAAAAATTTTTCTAATTGCATTGCTACTGGCAGGGTTTTATGTCCAGGCGCAGGTAACTGTTTTATGGGCAAACTATCCAGGAGGAGTAGCCTCTGCAACGGATGCATTGAACAACGTTTATACTGCAAACTGGGATTATAATGCCGCAGGAGATATTACTGTTACAAAGTGGGACCAAAATGGAAACATTTTATGGGAGGTGGCTTATGATAATACTAATACAACCAGGCATGAGGTTGCTACCTGGGTTGAGACAGACAGCCAGGGAAATGTTATTGTTTCAGGGACAACTGATCAGGAAGTATTTAACCAACGCCAACAGCTTCTTAAGGAAGTTTAGTTCATCTGGAACTTTATTATGGAGAGAAAAAGTGAAGTCGATTTTGATGGTTCCCTCTCCACAAAAATGTTTGATTGATGCACAGGATAATATTTATGTACCTACGCAACTCCCTGACTGCTCTGCAAAGTCAAAAAGTTTAACTCATCAGGGAATGCATTGTGGTCATATATTGATAATGCAGGGATTGGCGTACCTGTGAATTTTAAGTTTACACCTGATAATAAACTACTTATTTCTTGCAGATCGATTTATGGGAGCATAAATGGCTATGCAAAAATCGACCTGGATGGAAATAATATCTGGAACCTTGCCGGCATAAATAGCTTAACAGTGGGTGATGCTGCCGGTGATGT encodes:
- a CDS encoding Crp/Fnr family transcriptional regulator — protein: MEKISKWVIELPRINLLFYEQYELRYSELLLNFHGLLYHKLDTRLLDFLSVKARLTGKNHVRISHKEIAAELGTAREVVSRLIKKLENQHLLRQHNDTIEIIMPV